One stretch of Muribaculum intestinale DNA includes these proteins:
- a CDS encoding RteC domain-containing protein, with the protein MSLNSLTFYFSRNLDFYQYYRSKSTYLDRYYFTRNQNDLRICTDSSHIDKDPLYSTGYDFKVAKIITNELLKIYLTNRLQELERIVQRKADNGQVVESILRWTGSKRALVELIYALEANGDFNKGTATLKEIAGYFENVFSIDIGDLYHSYLEMRSRKINRTRYLETLQKSLLRRMDENDT; encoded by the coding sequence ATATCCCTAAATAGTTTAACATTCTATTTCAGTAGGAATTTGGACTTTTACCAGTATTACCGTTCTAAATCTACTTATTTGGATAGATACTATTTTACCCGAAATCAAAATGATTTACGAATATGTACAGACAGTTCCCATATTGATAAAGACCCTCTATATTCAACCGGATATGATTTTAAAGTGGCTAAAATTATTACTAACGAACTGTTGAAAATCTATTTGACTAACAGATTGCAGGAATTGGAGCGTATTGTACAGCGCAAAGCGGATAACGGACAGGTTGTAGAAAGTATTTTGCGTTGGACTGGCTCTAAAAGGGCGTTGGTAGAACTGATTTATGCTTTAGAAGCGAATGGGGATTTTAATAAAGGAACGGCTACTTTAAAAGAGATTGCAGGATATTTTGAAAATGTGTTCAGTATAGATATTGGTGATTTATATCATTCTTATTTGGAAATGCGAAGCCGTAAAATAAATAGAACTCGGTATTTGGAGACATTGCAAAAAAGTCTGCTCCGAAGAATGGATGAAAACGATACATGA
- a CDS encoding RteC domain-containing protein, whose amino-acid sequence MMRFIRPLCDELRKHTVNYQFRDEAEEIYFFKELKPEVLSKYMYYNKIYVIESKFPTGSDVAQKEYLYNELNRDIQLMA is encoded by the coding sequence ATGATGCGTTTTATTAGACCTTTGTGTGATGAACTTAGGAAGCATACAGTAAATTATCAGTTTAGGGACGAGGCGGAAGAAATCTATTTCTTTAAAGAACTAAAGCCGGAAGTATTAAGTAAATATATGTACTACAACAAAATTTATGTTATAGAAAGTAAATTCCCAACAGGTAGTGATGTTGCGCAAAAAGAATATCTGTACAATGAACTAAATAGGGATATTCAGTTAATGGCTTGA
- the istA gene encoding IS21 family transposase, which produces MLHMEEKTSIILSHRREGMSIREIARRNGMSRKTVRKYLREFEREAGPSPTEREVDDYLLTRPKYDSSGRVRRVVTDDVRRRIDGFIARNRENVAAGLHKQQMRKLDMWRRLQDDGVRIAYSTVCQYVRALEAAPKSQEKPAKAYIRQDYEPGFRCEFDWGVLTLWIGGVRTRLHMAVFTLDHSNMRKAYLFSREDTLALMEAHRNCFRELGGTPRVMAYDNMRTAVKKFLGRDREHTDALLRMEVHYCFTPHFCNPRSGWEKGKVERSVEYIRRRAFSFEVRFDSLDAAQTHLAAVCDRLNTEASNMSAEEKRLRIQADLAALRPLDHGDIGCFEQRLYRVGKYSTITVDGVHYSVPDRLVGSQVAVKLYSERIVVLYGRDKVANHARSRRSGDWVIDLMHYLGTFLRKPAALGRSVALQQVHPSVAALYREHFRESPRSFIELLVFTRDNNLAYTDIVRAATSLSSRGLQRLSSEQIQAQMISAEGHMQSTADIAATNVPDPQQAEIESSASHTLDMLSSFMEYTRASQAD; this is translated from the coding sequence ATGCTACACATGGAGGAAAAAACATCCATTATTCTGTCTCATCGCCGCGAGGGGATGAGCATCCGCGAGATAGCGCGCCGCAACGGCATGAGCCGCAAGACCGTGCGCAAGTATCTGCGCGAGTTCGAGAGAGAGGCCGGCCCGTCACCGACAGAGCGGGAGGTTGACGATTATCTGCTGACCAGGCCGAAGTATGACAGCAGCGGACGCGTCAGGCGTGTTGTGACCGATGATGTCCGCCGTCGCATCGATGGTTTTATCGCCCGCAACCGGGAGAACGTCGCTGCCGGATTGCACAAGCAGCAGATGCGCAAGCTCGATATGTGGCGACGTCTTCAGGACGATGGCGTGCGTATCGCCTATTCCACAGTATGTCAGTATGTCCGTGCGCTGGAGGCAGCGCCGAAGTCGCAAGAAAAGCCTGCAAAGGCATATATCCGTCAGGACTATGAGCCTGGATTCCGTTGCGAGTTCGACTGGGGCGTGCTTACCCTGTGGATCGGTGGAGTCAGGACTCGCCTTCACATGGCGGTATTCACCCTCGACCACAGCAATATGCGCAAGGCATATCTGTTTTCGCGCGAAGATACCCTGGCTCTTATGGAAGCCCACCGCAACTGCTTCCGGGAGTTGGGGGGCACCCCGCGCGTGATGGCCTATGACAACATGCGTACCGCCGTAAAGAAGTTCCTCGGGCGCGACCGCGAGCACACGGATGCGCTGCTGCGCATGGAGGTACACTACTGTTTCACACCCCATTTCTGCAACCCTCGCTCGGGATGGGAAAAAGGCAAGGTGGAACGTTCGGTGGAATATATCCGGCGTCGTGCATTCTCGTTCGAGGTCCGGTTTGACTCCCTGGATGCCGCGCAGACGCATCTGGCGGCAGTCTGCGACAGGCTCAACACAGAGGCGTCCAACATGTCGGCGGAAGAAAAACGCCTGCGCATACAGGCCGATCTGGCGGCGCTACGTCCGTTGGACCACGGTGACATCGGCTGCTTCGAGCAGCGGCTGTACCGCGTCGGAAAGTATTCAACGATAACCGTTGACGGAGTGCACTACTCTGTGCCCGACCGTCTGGTGGGCTCGCAGGTGGCGGTAAAGCTGTATTCCGAGCGCATCGTGGTGCTTTACGGACGCGACAAGGTGGCCAATCATGCCCGAAGCCGACGCTCCGGCGACTGGGTCATCGACCTGATGCATTATCTGGGTACATTCCTGCGCAAACCGGCCGCTCTGGGGCGGTCTGTGGCTCTGCAACAGGTACATCCGTCGGTGGCGGCGCTTTACCGCGAACACTTCCGCGAGTCTCCGCGAAGCTTCATAGAACTGCTTGTGTTCACCCGCGACAACAATCTGGCATACACTGACATCGTCCGTGCCGCCACAAGTCTTTCGTCCCGCGGGCTCCAGCGCCTCTCATCTGAACAGATACAGGCTCAGATGATCTCGGCGGAAGGACATATGCAGTCAACCGCCGATATCGCGGCAACGAACGTTCCCGACCCGCAACAGGCTGAAATAGAAAGTTCGGCAAGCCATACCCTTGACATGCTTTCATCATTTATGGAATATACCCGCGCATCGCAGGCAGACTGA
- the istB gene encoding IS21-like element helper ATPase IstB, with product MTDIHETDRDGLRELIRSCAFDLKLPLVRRDIDLLIQQSADEQWNLWRFTAELLRREKENRSENQRRHRIKNAGFPQLRYLNEIDTDALPADARKALPTLETLDFIKNGRNLILYGNPGTGKTHLATALGIAACNAGHSVLFTSVPRLLTQIRECRNALTLRSLENKFERYDMVICDEFGYVSCDKAGAEMLFNHLSLRTDKKTTVVTTNLAFNRWNEIIDDKVLVTAMVDRLTHKAILLNMTGKSYRMKETQEMMTQQI from the coding sequence ATGACAGACATACATGAAACAGACCGTGACGGACTTCGGGAGCTCATTCGCTCATGCGCTTTCGACCTTAAACTCCCGCTTGTGCGGCGCGACATCGACCTGCTTATACAGCAGAGCGCCGACGAACAATGGAACCTATGGCGGTTTACAGCCGAACTGCTCCGGCGCGAAAAAGAGAACCGCTCTGAAAACCAGCGCCGTCACCGCATCAAAAACGCAGGGTTCCCGCAACTTCGCTATCTTAACGAAATCGACACCGACGCTCTGCCCGCCGATGCCCGGAAAGCGCTCCCGACACTCGAGACACTCGACTTCATCAAAAACGGACGCAACCTCATTCTATACGGCAATCCCGGAACAGGCAAGACTCATCTGGCGACAGCTCTCGGTATCGCCGCATGTAATGCCGGACACTCGGTGCTGTTCACATCCGTGCCAAGACTGCTCACGCAGATACGCGAGTGCCGCAACGCTTTGACACTCCGGTCGCTGGAAAACAAGTTCGAGAGATACGACATGGTCATCTGTGATGAGTTCGGATACGTCTCCTGCGACAAGGCCGGCGCAGAGATGCTCTTTAACCATCTCTCCCTCCGCACCGACAAGAAGACGACCGTCGTCACAACCAATCTCGCCTTCAACCGCTGGAACGAGATTATTGACGACAAAGTACTGGTCACCGCAATGGTAGACCGCCTGACCCACAAGGCTATACTGCTTAACATGACAGGCAAATCATACCGCATGAAAGAAACTCAGGAAATGATGACTCAACAAATATAA
- a CDS encoding transposase, with product MFVKLRKISEITATLPFTEFDFMQKYRESFAVSELGRIHAQLPLKELAEKIRSHFPKTHPQGNTPMFPPEGEVALMFLKPYTGQSDDGLIEMLNGNIHMQMFCGVLIDPAKPIKNGKIVSAIRQRIAGVLDIRELQKILYGKWGGSLRNKDLCLTDATCYESHLRFPTDVKLLWECCEWLQSLIAKTCKALKERLPRNKYRDIDRARLTYAKHRKHSRAATVKLRRRLLGLLSKQIGQWNRICKIHTVDIALTAEQSKRLFALKEVYRQQRALAQKKEVKKRIVSIDRPYIRPIVRGKENKRVEFGAKVNNIQIDGISFIEHHSFEAFNEGVRLQECIEYQQELTGVKVAKVGADTIYANNDNRRYCTENGITTCFVRKGPKPKDENTDISTARRIIGTLRSTAMEGSFGNQKQHYGVSRIAARNSRSETLLLFFGIHMANAATLAARQLAIEEKKKQRA from the coding sequence ATGTTCGTGAAGTTACGGAAAATATCTGAGATTACGGCCACGTTGCCGTTTACCGAGTTCGATTTTATGCAAAAATATCGCGAGAGTTTTGCCGTAAGCGAGCTCGGGCGCATCCATGCGCAACTGCCATTGAAGGAGCTGGCAGAGAAAATCCGCTCGCATTTTCCCAAAACGCATCCTCAAGGCAACACGCCGATGTTCCCGCCGGAGGGAGAGGTGGCGCTGATGTTCCTCAAACCATATACCGGACAATCGGATGACGGCCTGATCGAGATGCTCAACGGCAACATACACATGCAGATGTTCTGCGGGGTGCTCATAGATCCCGCCAAGCCCATAAAGAACGGCAAGATAGTCAGTGCTATCCGTCAGCGCATAGCCGGAGTTCTGGACATCAGAGAACTGCAGAAAATCCTGTATGGCAAATGGGGCGGCTCGCTGAGAAACAAGGATTTGTGTCTGACCGATGCCACCTGCTACGAGAGCCATCTGCGGTTCCCGACAGATGTAAAACTGTTGTGGGAATGCTGCGAGTGGCTTCAATCTCTAATTGCAAAGACCTGTAAGGCGCTGAAGGAACGGCTGCCGCGCAACAAGTATCGTGATATTGACCGCGCCAGACTCACCTATGCCAAGCATCGCAAACACAGCAGGGCGGCCACTGTCAAACTCCGCCGTCGATTGCTCGGCTTGCTTTCCAAACAGATAGGGCAATGGAACAGAATCTGCAAGATACACACCGTTGACATCGCGCTCACCGCCGAGCAAAGCAAGCGTCTCTTCGCTCTTAAAGAGGTGTATCGACAGCAGAGAGCGCTTGCTCAGAAAAAGGAGGTGAAGAAACGCATCGTCAGCATAGACCGTCCGTACATCCGGCCCATCGTCAGAGGCAAGGAGAACAAGCGAGTGGAGTTCGGAGCCAAGGTCAACAACATCCAGATTGATGGAATATCATTCATCGAGCATCATTCCTTCGAAGCCTTCAACGAGGGCGTGAGATTACAGGAGTGTATTGAATATCAACAGGAACTGACCGGAGTCAAAGTCGCCAAAGTCGGAGCTGACACCATCTATGCCAACAACGACAACCGGCGGTACTGTACCGAAAACGGCATAACGACATGTTTTGTCCGCAAAGGCCCGAAGCCAAAGGATGAAAACACCGACATAAGCACAGCCCGACGAATAATCGGGACACTGCGCTCTACCGCCATGGAGGGCAGCTTCGGAAACCAGAAACAGCACTACGGTGTCAGCCGGATTGCTGCACGCAACTCCCGCAGCGAGACGCTGCTGCTCTTTTTCGGCATCCACATGGCAAATGCCGCAACGCTTGCCGCCCGACAACTCGCCATCGAAGAAAAGAAGAAACAGCGAGCGTGA
- a CDS encoding transposase: MFVKLRKISEITATLPFTEFDFMQKYRESFAVSELGRIHAQLPLKELAEKIRSHFPKTHPQGNTPMFPPEGEVALMFLKPYTGQSDDGLIEMLNGNIHMQMFCGVLIDPAKPIKNGKIVSAIRQRIAGVLDIRELQKILYGKWGGSLRNKDLCLTDATCYESHLRVPTDVKLLWECCEWLQSLIAKTCKAQKERLPRNKYRDIDRARLTYAKHRKHSRAATVKLRRRLLGLLSKQIGQWNRICKIHTVDIALTAEQSKRLFALKEVYRQQRALAQKKEVKKRIVSIDRPYIRPIVRGKENKRVEFGAKVNNIQIDGISFIEHHSFEAFNEGVRLQECIEYQQELTGVKVAKVGADTIYANNDNRRYCTENGITTCFVRKGPKPKDENTDISTARRIIGTLRSTAMEGSFGNQKQHYGVSRIAARNSRSETLLLFFGIHMANAATLAARQLAIEEKKKQRA; encoded by the coding sequence ATGTTCGTGAAGTTACGAAAAATATCTGAGATTACGGCCACGTTGCCGTTTACCGAGTTCGATTTTATGCAAAAATATCGCGAGAGTTTTGCCGTAAGCGAGCTCGGGCGCATCCATGCGCAACTGCCATTGAAGGAGCTGGCAGAGAAAATCCGCTCGCATTTTCCCAAAACGCATCCTCAAGGCAACACGCCGATGTTCCCGCCGGAGGGAGAGGTGGCGCTGATGTTCCTCAAACCATATACCGGACAATCGGATGACGGCCTGATCGAGATGCTCAACGGCAACATACACATGCAGATGTTCTGCGGGGTGCTCATAGATCCCGCCAAGCCCATAAAGAACGGCAAGATAGTCAGTGCTATCCGTCAGCGCATAGCCGGAGTTCTGGACATCAGAGAACTGCAGAAAATCCTGTATGGCAAATGGGGCGGCTCGCTGAGAAACAAGGATTTGTGTCTGACCGATGCCACCTGCTACGAGAGCCATCTGCGGGTCCCGACAGATGTAAAACTGTTGTGGGAATGCTGCGAGTGGCTTCAATCTCTAATTGCAAAGACCTGCAAGGCGCAGAAGGAACGGCTGCCGCGCAACAAGTATCGTGATATTGACCGCGCAAGACTCACCTATGCCAAGCATCGCAAACACAGCAGGGCGGCCACTGTCAAACTCCGCCGTCGATTGCTCGGCTTGCTTTCCAAACAGATAGGGCAATGGAACAGAATCTGCAAGATACACACCGTTGACATCGCGCTCACCGCCGAGCAAAGCAAGCGTCTCTTCGCTCTTAAAGAGGTGTATCGACAGCAGAGAGCGCTTGCTCAGAAAAAGGAGGTGAAGAAACGCATCGTCAGCATAGACCGTCCGTACATCCGGCCCATCGTCAGAGGCAAGGAGAACAAGCGAGTGGAGTTCGGAGCCAAGGTCAACAACATCCAGATTGATGGAATATCATTCATCGAGCATCATTCCTTCGAAGCCTTCAACGAGGGCGTGAGATTACAGGAGTGTATTGAATATCAACAGGAATTGACCGGAGTCAAAGTCGCCAAAGTCGGAGCTGACACCATCTATGCCAACAACGACAACCGGCGGTACTGTACCGAAAACGGCATAACGACATGTTTTGTCCGCAAAGGCCCGAAGCCAAAGGATGAAAACACCGACATAAGCACAGCCCGACGAATAATCGGGACACTGCGCTCTACCGCCATGGAGGGCAGCTTCGGAAACCAGAAACAGCACTACGGTGTCAGCCGGATTGCTGCACGCAACTCCCGCAGCGAGACGCTGCTGCTCTTTTTCGGCATCCACATGGCAAATGCCGCAACGCTTGCCGCCCGACAACTCGCCATCGAAGAAAAGAAGAAACAGCGAGCGTGA
- a CDS encoding MarR family transcriptional regulator, translated as MKEITIAGQRIELKELSIQDKKGLWLDLIANFNMMQFEFNGQIMLLLVAKGEVDYTNVQRRKISERIESVKHIPAVFYFDNLLTYERDRLVEQGVYFVVADKFAFVPTLIINRRSTKSEIKELFYPSTQYIILYHLQIESLDGLSLKELEDKVPYKYKTIAKSIKQLEALGLVRLEGSRNKKLVFELSGKELWNNVSTNLIDPIKSIEYTSDVFPEGDVGGISALSHYSMLAPEDVPTRVLTAEWVREHKSSIPELHSFEDTQCIEIWKYPPLGTSGYVDKLSLYLTLKDDKDPRVEKEIEIMMNEIKWEEDLKNSGKHLPISLTTL; from the coding sequence ATGAAGGAGATAACAATCGCCGGACAGCGGATAGAGCTTAAAGAACTATCCATTCAAGACAAAAAAGGTCTATGGCTTGACCTCATTGCAAATTTCAATATGATGCAGTTTGAGTTCAATGGGCAAATCATGCTTTTGTTGGTGGCCAAAGGCGAGGTGGATTATACGAATGTGCAACGACGTAAGATTTCGGAAAGAATTGAAAGCGTCAAACACATTCCGGCTGTATTTTACTTTGACAATCTATTGACTTATGAGCGTGACCGGCTGGTGGAGCAGGGAGTGTATTTTGTCGTAGCCGATAAATTCGCATTTGTGCCGACATTGATTATCAACAGGCGGTCAACAAAAAGTGAGATTAAGGAATTGTTTTATCCGTCAACCCAATATATCATTCTTTATCATCTACAGATTGAGAGTCTTGACGGATTGTCGCTTAAAGAGTTGGAGGATAAAGTTCCTTATAAATATAAGACAATCGCTAAATCCATAAAGCAACTTGAAGCATTGGGATTGGTTCGTCTGGAAGGTAGCAGGAATAAGAAACTTGTGTTTGAACTGTCAGGGAAAGAACTTTGGAATAATGTGTCAACCAATCTGATTGATCCAATCAAAAGCATAGAATATACATCAGATGTATTTCCCGAAGGAGATGTTGGTGGAATCTCCGCATTGTCGCATTACTCAATGCTTGCACCGGAAGATGTCCCGACAAGAGTTTTGACTGCGGAGTGGGTGCGTGAACATAAATCTTCCATACCCGAATTGCACTCTTTTGAAGATACACAGTGCATCGAGATATGGAAATATCCACCGTTAGGCACTTCCGGCTATGTGGATAAACTGTCATTGTACCTGACATTGAAAGATGATAAAGATCCGCGGGTTGAGAAAGAAATTGAAATAATGATGAATGAAATAAAATGGGAGGAGGACTTGAAAAATTCAGGGAAGCATTTGCCGATTTCTCTGACAACTTTGTGA
- a CDS encoding site-specific integrase, with translation MRSTFKLLYFVKRNAVKKNGNAPIIARITIDQVVAQFNTKLEINPTHWSVELGKASGRTAEAVHINSMLESIRSTVHQHYHALMAQDGYVTAELVKNAFLGKIARERTLIEFFKQHNEQYLQKVKMNTADKTYSRYELTKKRLMEFMKFKYSVSDMLIKDINVVFIEDFLLFIKNNYGCSHNTAMKFIQRFRTVVNFAKNTGLVTADPFGSYRVRFERTDRDYLTMEEITTIYNHEFSSKRLEQVRDLFIFSCYTALSYIDVCELRQEDIRTGFDGNLWIIRKRHKTNVTSTVRLLDIPKAILEKYRDKLPNGKILPVISNQKMNDYLKEIAAICGIEKTLTYHVARHSCATSVLLANGVPIETVSKILGHTNIRTTQIYARITDLKVSGDMEMLAQKLDVPNRTASR, from the coding sequence ATGAGAAGTACTTTTAAGCTACTCTATTTCGTCAAACGAAATGCAGTAAAGAAGAACGGTAATGCACCGATTATCGCACGTATCACTATCGACCAAGTTGTAGCCCAGTTTAACACCAAACTGGAAATAAATCCGACTCACTGGAGCGTGGAATTAGGCAAGGCTTCCGGCAGAACCGCAGAAGCCGTACACATCAATTCCATGCTGGAAAGTATTCGTAGCACAGTTCATCAACATTACCATGCGTTAATGGCGCAAGACGGATATGTAACCGCAGAACTGGTAAAGAACGCTTTTTTAGGTAAGATAGCAAGGGAACGGACTTTGATAGAGTTCTTCAAACAGCACAACGAGCAGTATTTGCAAAAGGTCAAAATGAATACCGCAGACAAGACCTATTCACGTTATGAACTGACAAAGAAACGGCTTATGGAGTTTATGAAGTTTAAATACTCCGTTTCCGATATGCTCATTAAAGATATAAATGTGGTATTCATTGAAGATTTCCTGTTGTTTATCAAGAATAACTATGGGTGCAGCCATAATACGGCTATGAAGTTCATACAACGTTTTCGCACGGTAGTAAACTTTGCCAAGAATACGGGTTTAGTGACTGCCGACCCTTTTGGGAGTTATCGGGTAAGGTTTGAACGTACCGATAGGGATTATCTGACTATGGAAGAAATTACCACCATTTACAACCACGAGTTTAGCTCTAAACGGTTGGAGCAGGTACGTGATTTGTTCATTTTCAGTTGTTACACGGCACTTTCATACATTGATGTATGCGAGTTAAGGCAGGAGGACATTCGCACCGGATTTGACGGTAATTTGTGGATTATACGGAAAAGACATAAAACAAATGTTACATCTACTGTCCGATTGCTGGATATACCAAAAGCCATATTGGAAAAGTACAGAGACAAATTGCCAAACGGTAAGATTTTACCAGTTATCAGCAATCAGAAAATGAATGATTACTTAAAAGAAATCGCAGCCATTTGCGGGATTGAAAAGACCTTGACCTACCATGTAGCCCGGCATTCGTGCGCCACTTCGGTGCTGCTCGCAAACGGTGTTCCCATTGAAACTGTATCTAAGATTTTAGGTCATACCAACATCAGAACTACTCAAATTTATGCGAGGATTACCGATTTGAAAGTAAGTGGCGACATGGAAATGTTGGCTCAAAAACTGGACGTTCCAAATCGTACTGCCAGCCGTTGA
- a CDS encoding RloB family protein, translating to MPKVRKQTTVIIGEGPTEFFYLNSLKDEFRQLQSIKPDTPKNTSLRELERSIESAIAIGYDRIFCLIDMDNKKKDPTSWAAYSELKRKYHGKKVHNEKKGLNYEVRFFETDRCTELFFLYYFRYTGQNYADSKSIEDELCRICGYEKTQRFFRTHPLHQYFQKKGGDWVRAIENALKSDKCLIDGERDYTYSEIGSMFKELGIV from the coding sequence ATGCCAAAAGTAAGGAAACAAACCACTGTGATTATCGGCGAAGGCCCTACGGAGTTCTTCTATCTCAATTCATTGAAGGATGAGTTCCGCCAGTTACAGAGCATCAAACCGGACACTCCGAAGAATACGAGCCTGCGTGAATTGGAACGCTCGATTGAATCTGCAATAGCAATCGGATATGACAGGATTTTTTGTCTTATCGACATGGACAATAAGAAGAAAGACCCGACAAGTTGGGCAGCCTATTCTGAATTGAAACGGAAATATCATGGTAAGAAGGTCCATAATGAGAAAAAGGGACTCAATTATGAAGTCCGCTTCTTTGAGACTGACCGCTGCACCGAACTGTTCTTCCTTTATTATTTCAGATATACGGGACAAAACTATGCCGATTCAAAAAGCATAGAGGACGAGCTTTGCCGGATATGCGGCTACGAAAAAACTCAACGTTTTTTCAGGACACATCCATTGCATCAATATTTCCAGAAGAAAGGCGGCGATTGGGTAAGGGCGATTGAGAATGCCCTGAAATCTGATAAATGCCTGATTGACGGAGAACGGGATTATACTTATTCCGAAATAGGCTCAATGTTCAAAGAACTGGGAATTGTCTGA
- a CDS encoding transposase — MFVKLRKISEITATLPFTEFDFMQKYRESFAVSELGRIHAQLPLKELAEKIRSHFPKTHPQGNTPMFPPEGEVALMFLKPYTGQSDDGLIEMLNGNIHMQMFCGVLIDPAKPIKNGKIVSAIRQRIAGVLDIRELQKILYGKWGGSLRNKDLCLTDATCYESHLRFPTDVKLLWECCEWLQSLIAKTCKALKERLPRNKYRDIDRARLTYAKHRKHSRAATVKLRRRLLGLLSKQIGQWNRICKIHTVDIALTAEQSKRLFALKEVYRQQRALAQKKEVKNRIVSIDRPYIRPIVRGKENKRVEFGAKVNNIQIDGISFIEHHSFEAFNEGVRLQECIEYQQELTGVKVAKVGADTIYANNDNRRYCTENGITTCFVRKGPKPKDENTDISTARRIIGTLRSTAMEGSFGNQKQHYGVSRIAARNSRSETLLLFFGIHMANAATLAARQLAIEEKKKQRA; from the coding sequence ATGTTCGTGAAGTTACGGAAAATATCTGAGATTACGGCCACGTTGCCGTTTACCGAGTTCGATTTTATGCAAAAATATCGCGAGAGTTTTGCCGTAAGCGAGCTCGGGCGCATCCATGCGCAACTGCCATTGAAGGAGCTGGCAGAGAAAATCCGCTCGCATTTTCCCAAAACGCATCCTCAAGGCAACACGCCGATGTTCCCGCCGGAGGGAGAGGTGGCGCTGATGTTCCTCAAACCATATACCGGACAATCGGATGACGGCCTGATCGAGATGCTCAACGGCAACATACACATGCAGATGTTCTGCGGGGTGCTCATAGATCCCGCCAAGCCCATAAAGAACGGCAAGATAGTCAGTGCTATCCGTCAGCGCATAGCCGGAGTTCTGGACATCAGAGAACTGCAGAAAATCCTGTATGGCAAATGGGGCGGCTCGCTGAGAAACAAGGATTTGTGTCTGACCGATGCCACCTGCTACGAGAGCCATCTGCGGTTCCCGACAGATGTAAAACTGTTGTGGGAATGCTGCGAGTGGCTTCAATCTCTAATTGCAAAGACCTGTAAGGCGCTGAAGGAACGGCTGCCGCGCAACAAGTATCGTGATATTGACCGCGCCAGACTCACCTATGCCAAGCATCGCAAACACAGCAGGGCGGCCACTGTCAAACTCCGCCGTCGATTGCTCGGCTTGCTTTCCAAACAGATAGGGCAATGGAACAGAATCTGCAAGATACACACCGTTGACATCGCGCTCACCGCCGAGCAAAGCAAGCGTCTCTTCGCTCTTAAAGAGGTGTATCGACAGCAGAGAGCGCTTGCTCAGAAAAAGGAGGTGAAGAATCGCATCGTCAGCATAGACCGTCCGTACATCCGGCCCATCGTCAGAGGCAAGGAGAACAAGCGAGTGGAGTTCGGAGCCAAGGTCAACAACATCCAGATTGATGGAATATCATTCATCGAGCATCATTCCTTCGAAGCCTTCAACGAGGGCGTGAGATTACAGGAGTGTATTGAATATCAACAGGAATTGACCGGAGTCAAAGTCGCCAAAGTCGGAGCTGACACCATCTATGCCAACAACGACAACCGGCGGTACTGTACCGAAAACGGCATAACGACATGTTTTGTCCGCAAAGGCCCGAAGCCAAAGGATGAAAACACCGACATAAGCACAGCCCGACGAATAATCGGGACACTGCGCTCTACCGCCATGGAGGGCAGCTTCGGAAACCAGAAACAGCACTACGGTGTCAGCCGGATTGCTGCACGCAACTCCCGCAGCGAGACGCTGCTGCTCTTTTTCGGCATCCACATGGCAAATGCCGCAACGCTTGCCGCCCGACAACTCGCCATCGAAGAAAAGAAGAAACAGCGAGCGTGA